The proteins below come from a single Candidatus Nezhaarchaeota archaeon genomic window:
- a CDS encoding CRISPR-associated ring nuclease — protein sequence MLVLIASLGLSPGVVTGTVDALIDEGERPGRVYVATTGHPDIMSKCIPLLIQEFGAYPYPIELRYKEVCTERDDIYDEKDNAEFMRKVAAVLSREVKAGNEVYLSLAGGRKTMSAAMALLGQLYGAKYVLHLLIDPELEAKGLIDRLLGLSEEERGKVLHPPSDKRRLVRFPVFATPWRIYQVMEALRKGRSRNKKLNETVGKLPENVRRLLLKVLEDAEKLATASPQM from the coding sequence TGTCGTCACGGGGACTGTGGACGCTCTAATCGATGAAGGGGAGAGGCCTGGGAGGGTGTACGTAGCTACGACGGGCCACCCAGACATTATGTCCAAGTGCATCCCTCTACTAATTCAGGAGTTCGGGGCTTACCCATACCCCATAGAGTTAAGGTACAAGGAGGTATGCACTGAGAGAGATGACATCTACGACGAGAAGGACAACGCGGAGTTCATGAGGAAGGTAGCCGCCGTTCTCTCAAGAGAGGTCAAGGCGGGCAACGAAGTGTACTTGAGCCTAGCGGGTGGCAGGAAGACGATGTCGGCAGCCATGGCCCTCTTGGGCCAGCTCTACGGAGCTAAGTACGTCCTCCACTTACTAATTGATCCTGAGCTAGAGGCTAAGGGGCTTATCGATAGGCTGCTGGGGCTGAGCGAGGAGGAGAGGGGAAAGGTCCTTCACCCGCCGTCTGACAAGAGGAGGTTAGTAAGGTTCCCCGTGTTCGCCACTCCGTGGAGGATCTATCAGGTAATGGAGGCGCTGAGGAAGGGAAGGTCGAGGAACAAGAAGTTAAACGAGACTGTTGGCAAGCTGCCGGAGAACGTTCGCAGGCTGCTGTTGAAGGTGTTAGAGGACGCAGAGAAGCTGGCCACTGCCTCTCCTCAGATGTAG